The DNA window ttaaagggGAAAATACTGTTAATGTCCTGCTGATTTTGACACTAAAGCAGTTACCTTgtaacatgtaaatatgtaaatgactgTTAAACAGACTTTTAGCTATGCGCCTGCTGTCAAAATAATAGTGAAGGTCCGCACCACCAACGGTGCCTGGCTCCCTCTGCCGGGTCATATAACCCGTCCATGCAAATTAGAGACCGTTGTTAAAACCATAACGTAAATTCTGCTTTTCCGATGTGTCAAGAATCCCAGGCAGTTCAATAATGACTTTagaacttgtttttttttttaatatatttataaatctAGCTTAATTCACAAACTGAAATGATCGTGACCGTAGACGATGGATCATGTACGTAGACCAGCATGGGATTTTTCTTGTCCACCGATATGTAGCCTAAATCTCCACAAGATGTCAGTCATGTTTCAAAAGTTTCTAGGAGTATTCCAGCTCGTTACTAGGGGTGGCCATGCTATAGCCAGTACCCTCAAGAAATGCCTCCTAAATTTGAGAATCTAATTTAAAGTGAAGCAATTCTGAAGTAATTGACAAGCTGgctagtttgttttttgtttttttttaagaaaatgatATTGGACATTTCTTCTCATATATGGTGAGGATTTGTGAATAAGCCATAGATAAGgagtgaaaaaataatttttactaaTATGATTTAGTATACGTTGGAGTAAAATGAAATGGCGTTAGTTTGTCAGAGATTGAAACAACACCTGATCATATATGATCACATGAGCTCTCTCGCATGCTCATAATAATTATGTTCTAAATGTAGCTTTAGTAGGTAGCGTTCATGTAGcctaatgcaaaaacaaacccaaaagtTTACTCTGGTATAAGAACTGCCTCTGGAATCTTAAAAGTTCAAATATATCTTACCACAACTATGCTAGATATCTTGCATCTTGTAAACCTAAGGCTTTGAACGGAGCAAAAAAAAGCCTTTGATAGTACCAAATGACTGAATGTCCCGAATGTCGTGAGCAGTGTCTCAGTGGCTCAATAAACAGTAGCGTAAGCCAGAAAAGTGTATGAAGAATGAAGAACTTGTCAGTGTAAACAGGATGAGGTCTGGATTCATTCATTTGTGAATCCACTGTAGTATGTGCTGTTAATAACATTTAGGTACATCATTGTTTATCCTGCCACATATAGTGAGAATTTATTAATCACAACAAAGGTAACTGCAATAACATTATATTATCAGCATATTGATTAAACACGTTAAGTTTGTAGCCTGGCCGTTGTGATTGTTAATGTAACCAGGATAAAGTATGGGCTGTTTAGCTGCTTTACATTCAGTTCCATTCCACAATTTATACTGGTGTTGCACCATGCTGTTCTCAATTAGGCTTCTGGTCTATGTGGTATGTCCAGCTGTCTGCAATTTACAGGCTGCCAGAAAGGAGACTGGCTATCATTATGCAGGGAAGTTACAGTTAGGAATTTTGTgttctaataaaaaataattatggacatatatagagagagagagtgagagatatttaaaattgcAGCGAAGTGCACAAGgttttagacagaggtccttcatcagctgtgcaagcaaataaCTTCTGAATTTATTTCTAaagaggaggaaccagtttatatatgaaaaagtagatgtttcaatcataacattcattccatggggttttaaagttccaagagtgtagatcagttatttttctttgaatttcctaatttcattgctacCATTGCAACAACTCAAAATGTGAACAGATATGATAATGCAGTATCCATTGGTATTAAAATttcttgccactggaaatgacaaatccataattctgatggtccaaagaTGTTCTACAAACCAATCaacaagccttctcttggtttctccagtaGAAAGCTGAGTGCATCGCTTGCAAATTATACTGCAGACACATTTAGATTGTAAGCTACAGTACCACAGAATGGtaatttatctcactcttgatgaGCATATCTTTTTTTGTCTTATCTCTAGGAGATTAGTGTAGAATGTGGTCTCTGCATcaccctggaggattctgaagtatTTCATATTAGccagtgttttatttgtaggatgatgagtcagcaccaaaggaattcttgttgtcTTGACAATAGATGTCTATAGGTCAGTGTGTCccctctctgaacaggtaaaacacttTACCTTTTACTGCAGTgcagttattttatatatattattattattattattattattattattattatatcagtAGTactagtggtagtagtggtgttGTAGTTGTTGCCATTACTGTTGTCCCAGTCATATGTATAGCTCCTCCAAATGCTGAGGAGCTGATGATTATCAAACCAAGGTGTGCTAGAGAAGACTTAGAACTGAAGCATGAAGGAATCAGATAAAGAGGAAGAGTGCGCCCTAACCCTTTAGGAGACAGTGATGTTAAATCTGATTGATATGTAATATCTCCATGATGACTATTATGTTCACTCACCAGTTTGGGACATACCTCATTTAAGCTTTTATTCCCAGAGCCTATATTTGTACCAAAAACATGAATCTTTTgttactatactactactattactactactataacaactactactactactactattactaataaaaatgataattttattttaataatttgtaaAGCAAGCTAACAAAATGCTTTAATGAATAAGACAATATAAAATAGGAGAGAATAATAGCAGGTTTTACACTAATATATAGCAGAAAATATGATAGAAGAGAAGCCCTAATTgaatgcaatatttaaaaatgctctGAGATGTTTTTGAAGGAGCTTAGGCTGCCAATTGAGCTCAAACGTTTAGGCAGTGAATTCAAGAGCTTGGGACTAAAATACCCAAAGGCAGACTTCCCCCTCTTCAGTTGGGTTTCTGGAATGACTAGTATATTTCCAGTAGAAACCCTGTGAGGCAGAACCCAGCAATCAAATCACTAAGGTAGAAGAGGACAAGACCAGGGATGCATTTAAACACTTATAAAGTATCTAAAGTCAGCTCTGTTACATATGGGTGTAGTGGAAGAATATGGAGTCAGTGGAGGAATTTGAAAGTTAGTGTAATTGCTATGACTAAGAATCCTAGCTGCTACATTCTGAACTCACCGCAGATCGATAATGGCACTCATGGGAAGTCTATATGTGCCAATGACATATGAGTGTCTCCCTGTGAGCAATGAAGAGAATGTCACAGGCTTCAAATGTGGTGCCACAGACTATGTAGGTAATAATATTGTTTTACCGATCTCATTAATTCTGTTCTTAAAACTGAGCTCACTATCAAGAACATCACCTAGATATAGTTGTTGGTTTTCATAGATAAGGAGTCCAAATGATCAACTATAGGTGTCTCCACTTAGCTCCACTTAACTTCAAACTGATTGTTCAACTGTTTGATTGCAGGAAATTCTGGGACTGCCACAGGATGATAATTTCTGCAATCCACCTGGCATCACTTGCTGAAGACAGATATAGCAAGGTGTCTTCTGCATATTAATGGAAGCAAACGTACCCATTAAATATATCAGCTTTTAAAAGTACATATACATTAAACAATGAAGGGCCCAGAATCGACCCTTGAGGGATACAATACAATTAGATGTGTGAGTACCTAGTGCAATAGAAGTAGCGCCCATTTATCCATCCATTGAACTAAATCTAATCATTTGTATCACATAAACCTCTCTACATAAACCTCAACCTAATTTCAGCAGTTTTGAGCTGTGTTTAAAGATTCAAAAGCAGTGTTTTTCAGTTGCTCACAAGCCTCATAATAAGAGACCAGCAGAAGGCTTATCTTAGAACAGACTGAAAATGCCAGAGTAAAAACCAATATGTAGCTTGCTGAACACAGCCTTAAGACATGTAATTATGGTGATCTCTAGAAGTGCAATATCAGCTAGAGTATGCAGAAGAACCAGGCTTAAAGCTTtgctaaaatgctaaaataacatTGAACATGTTTGACCAATAGTCCTACATTTAAAGATCTTTCAACTTAGCGATTTGCTTTTGATCATTTACAATATTTCTGGCATTCAGCCCTGATTTACAACTTGATTCAGGTCCTTGTTGCCTTAGTGCATTATGCAATTTATGCACGTCTCCAGATTTTGCTAAGAATCATCCAAGTATTTGAGTGGAGTCTGAGTATGTAgttcaaatgcatttttcttcttttctgacCAAACCCCCATGTGGCTGGCAGAGCATAGTGCAGacatgtgttttcatttagctgtgtgtgtaaacaggaAACTCTGAGAACAGAAGAAAAGTTGAATATCATTACCCCGTTTTATTTCAGATTCTGTAAAGAATTTTACCATCCACAATTATATTGCCAGTaaagaaatgtatgtatttgttaaAGAGATGTTAAGGAACTACAATTGCTCTTTTACCATGCCATCTTTCACTGGCATGGAACTAttgtgaaaaaattaaaaaacaggaTAGTTCAGTCTGGTTTTGAGTGCTCCCGCAGCAGGGAAAGAAATGctaagataaaacaaacaaacaaacaaacaaacaaaccaataagCCAAAATTGGGACCTGCAAGAGAGCTATTTGatacacatttataatatttgCACAGATACATAAAGATTGAACTCTACATTTCAACAAAAACTCAAAAGCGGCCACAGTCCAATAAGGCTCCAGTTACAGCCTTCAAAGAGCCCATTCCACAATTCTCATCTACTCCTGCTGAAAACACCTGATCCGACAATAGTTCGTTTAGCCACAGGAAACCAGGCAAGCACCACCACTAGGCACAGGTTTCTCAGGAACTGAATTAGAAACATCTGATTTCTGGAGTAAGGTGTAAACACATTTCCCTGTGCATTACATACTACTGACTTCAAGACTTGGCAGATTTAAAgagaactttttaaaatctttggGTTGCCCATACTGTGTTTTAACATCAACAGAAGTCAGTCATAGTGCAAACTGTGCATTACCATTTGTGTAAAAATCTGAACATATAAAATATTGGaacatatattatttaaaaaactattttcacaactttcatgaaaaaaaaacacttccagcaaaaatggaaacattttaacacaaatcatcagcaaatacaaataaactgaaaatattttaaatattgaattGAATGATACAAGACTACAGTGTGCCCACTAATGAAATACAGAATGTAATTTTTATGCTCCATATCAATAAGTTCAGAGCTATACCAGCAGTAGCTGGGGCACTGTGAGGCAATTGAGTGTTAGTGCTTTAATTTCATTATGGGTGGCCCAGTGTGTGCAGCACTTGTCAGTGGTAATGAACATCTCTTTAAACTGCATCCATTGGGTGCTTGGGCACATTTCTATTTTGTggccagtggttaaggtacttcacttgtaattgtaaagttgctggttcaaaccccatcactgctgagttgccactgttgggcccctgagcaaggcctttaactctcaattgctcaagttgtactcagtcataattgtaagttgctttggataaaagtgtcagctaaatgctgtaaatgtcccATAGACTCAACAAAAACCATCTGTGAGATTTAAGAAGGTTACTGCTTGGGCTCCTAGATGTCAAGGTCATCGGGCCTTGCACGACTGCTGGATCGACTGTGCGGGTGAGGGTCAAGCTGTTTAAGAAGAACAAGATCCTTTCCTAGAGCCATCTTCTCTGAGTACCCAAAAGCCTGGGATGGGCAGTAGTTCCTCTGATCCAGCTGGTTTTGCTCCGTGCTGTAGTTAGTCCAGTTCTGCTCATTGACAAAATTGTCTGAGGAGTTTGATTTGTCCACTGTGTTTAGGTTGTAACCAAGATTGGAAGCTGGGGCTGAGCAGTGGCTGTAGTATTTGTAACCGCTGGACACGTCTCCAGAGCAAGGCCTGAAGTTACTGTTGCTGTCAAACTGCTTCTCCAACTCTTTTATTTGGTCCTTCATTCTCTTAAAGACTGCATACACAAATTCAAAGACATTAAGTCCCAGTGAGATCAGGGAGACCACCAACATAAATATGATAAAAATGGTCTTCTCCGTAGGACGTGACAGGAAGCAATCGATTTTATGAGGGCATGGAAACCCCTCACATGTGTAAACAGCTGACAACCGGAATCCATAAAGGTACCACTGTATCAACAAAAATCCAACCTCAAAAACCGATTTTAATACAATGCTCACTATATACGTGTAAAATAAGCCTCCTCTCATTTTGATCTTCCCAGTTTCTTCTAGGCCATACTTAAACCTCTTAGTTTCAATTTTCTTCAGGTAAGCATGCACATCTCTTCCCTTACCCTGTAAGGCTCTCAAGATCTCctctttatttttcagtttcaccTCCTTGTGCATGAGGTAGATCACATGGCTGAGGTACAGAAGGGTGGGCACAGAAACAAATATAATCTGAAGAACCCAGAAGCGCACATGGGAGATGGGAAAAGACTTGTCATAGCAGACATTCTCACAGCCAGGTTGCTGCGTGTTGCACTCAAAAGCAGACTGCTCGTCCCCCCAGGCTGACTCCACTGCAGTCCCCAGCACCAGGATCCGGAAGATGAAGAGAACTGAGAGCCATACTTTTCCGCCAGCTGTGGAGTATGTTTGGACTTTGTCCAGCAGCTTTGCTAAGGCACTCCAGTCACCCATGATGACAAAACGTTCTATAGGCTATTTAGCAACAGGGGACTGAGCGAGGTGTTACGCTCAAAGTTTACACTCTGAATGAGTGTATATTCATCAAGTAGCCTTAGGTCTGAAGAATATTTAATAGtagttttaaatattcatgaatttttctttcttcttacTCCTCCTGCcaacaataaaattatatttaacaaaCCCAGAAACAATACTAAACACGCACATTCTTTGGATGCACAATTTGACAAGTCATCCAGCATCAAAAGGCCTTAAGAGCGATCCTTTCCAATTCCGCATCCACCATTTTCGATGAACTAGACGGCCTATTTTGACAAATAaaattttcaaattttaaacaaatcttTGCAAGAGACTAATTTCAAACATGATCGATTTCTTGtcaattatttttgcaaaaataaacacctTCTTACAACTCTCGCCTATGTTCAAAGTACTAGCAGCGCTGTGTTCTTTAGGGGTTTGCTGGCTTACCTGAGGTTTCTTCTACCGCCAGTGTATCGGAAAATGTcttcagatcttttttttttttttttatggaccCTGAGAGACCTAAAGAAAGcgtttttacatttaaactgcATATACGTGCCTAGTTGCATTCAACAGGGGAATTGACTCGCAATGGAAAAAGTTTGTGGTCATCTGACTCCCCACACAAACTTCATGGCCAGGAGACGTTACGCGGCTCTAGCCTACATCTTCGTAGACTGTAACATTTTGAGGGAAAATGTTTTGGGATACTAAGGAGCTGAAATAACCGTCTTGCGCCATCTAGTGCATGAATTGTAATATAAATAGTTTTAAGGGAGATATTCGACTAATGAAGGGAGACGTCTGCTCTGTAACCGTGGGGTAGATTAAAGCTTCAAACGCTTCAGATCCTGGCgtgaatgaaaatattttgttcGGGTCTTACAAATTGAAATGGcgacaaaataataatatgcaaCTTACTTTCACTTGCACAAACTAAAGTTTTAATCTGTCTTTTATGGTATTACTGTTATAAACGTATACGGACAAAGATTTTTAAACAGCAACAATACGTAAAATCAtacaatttcttttattttcgAGCAGACAACGCTGCAATACAAATGTGATTCGTAAATAATGTTTAAGTACAAATAAACCCTTAATTCTCGTGCAGAGTTTATTTTAGGCTTATGCCAGTATGGATTAATAATAGCCTCTTAACAACAGCAAAACCCATCTGATGTCACAGTCATAGTCCAGTCACACCCAGAGTCTGAATCACCATTTCACATCAAAATATGTAATCAATTTTCTAAAACATTGGTCAACGCAttaccaacacaaacacacacgcaagaAAAACTGAAGCAATTGTCTATCAGTTCATCAAAGTTAATGATTCACTGGGCCCTGTGAATCAATCAGCCGTACACGAACACACCCTCAACCAAGTTATTTATAACTCCTCCCAAAAACCTCAAAGTGTTTATTAAGAAAGTGCTAATATATATTAGGCTGGCAACTGGTACATTTAGTacagagttaaaaaaaaaaccaaaaaaaaacccacttctCTTATAATCCCACTGTACCCAAGCATCGGTCTCCCTGAACTTCTTACTTTCTAGGAGCCATCGAAGACCTCAGTGAAAGTTCAGCCTCGACCCAGCTGTTTGGACTTGCTAGCATTCTTTCCCAGATATCAACTTCCTCATTTGCCGAATCCATCCAATCCACTTTCTTGCCATAGCTTTGCCCTGCaagtgaacagaggacagtAAAACCCAATAAGACCACAGGCTTCTCTGCACTAACCCAGCTAACTCACTGGTCTTACTAAGGAGGGCATGTTTACCTGTACCGAGGCTAAGGCGTACACCTCCCAGGAACTGGTTGGAGAATCTGTTGTTATCCCACACAGTTAGCTCACAACAGGCCTCGCGTACCTCTCCGGATCTGAAGCCGTCATACACCATAGCGTGGTTATACACGGGGTCCTGCGTCTTCTTCACTACTTGGGTCTTCTGACGGCTTTTTTTGCTAGTGTCTGGTAACATGTAACTTTGGAACAGACACAAGCAGCTTTGCTTTACCACTCAGTGCTCAGAAGTGCACATGAATGCTTAATGCTAATTCAGGTCATGACAGAGCAAAGGGTAGTGGGGAAGAACAGACCAATACATGCTGAAGCATATGGCCCCTGCCCTGAGACAGCAAAAATATACCCCCTTACGTGCACTGGGGTCGGATGGCACAGGGCTATTAACTCTTCCCCAATTCAAACTCTCTTCTTGGGGTGCGAGATCCTTTAGTGTCGTGTATAGTCCTAAACTTCCCTGCCTCAACATTTGTGTGACTGTTCTCCTATTTCAccatttaaaactgaactgaaaatgtgTCTTTTTGACATGTACTGCTTTGACATGTTTTGACATGTACTGCTCTCTCGTCAtagctttaatttttttttttttctgtaggtttGGTTTCTGTTCTTCTCGTTTCATATTTTGCCTTCTGAtgtctgttttctttaatatgTTTGTTTGCTGGTCTTCTATTACATCTTTGTTGTCTTGTCACTGTCTCTATATCTTTCCTTTTGAACCGATGCCCTGTACTATCATGTAAAGTGGCCTTGATCTTggaaaaagcactatataaattaaacatattattattattattattattattattattattattaataataataatgccctTCCAGTCCCCAGCCTATTAGCATTTTTATACACCCCACCACATGCCCTTGTCACATTTTAAGCATCTGTGCCTGAGAATGTCTGCGCATGGTCCTGTAGGGCAGTTGTCCTAACAGGCTACCAGCCCATCCCATTCAAGCTCTGTTCGGTTTAACCTTGTGCTGCAAACAGAATGattcaaaaagtaaataaagttGGTGTTTGCATTTGCCCTTTAAACAAACAGTAGCTTCATTTTTGTGCCTGCCATGGCCTTGAGAAATGAGACTctaaaaacaaactcaaaccACAATCACTGGACAGAGAATGAGCGACTCCTTTCCTCAACAACAGAAGAAGGCACTTCCTCCACCCCTGCGTGCCACACGTCTTACCACTTCACGAAGGAGTCGACTCCTTGGGTCTTCAGGCTACGTAAACACCTCGCCTCTCGCAACC is part of the Electrophorus electricus isolate fEleEle1 chromosome 13, fEleEle1.pri, whole genome shotgun sequence genome and encodes:
- the cx40.8 gene encoding gap junction alpha-1 protein; amino-acid sequence: MGDWSALAKLLDKVQTYSTAGGKVWLSVLFIFRILVLGTAVESAWGDEQSAFECNTQQPGCENVCYDKSFPISHVRFWVLQIIFVSVPTLLYLSHVIYLMHKEVKLKNKEEILRALQGKGRDVHAYLKKIETKRFKYGLEETGKIKMRGGLFYTYIVSIVLKSVFEVGFLLIQWYLYGFRLSAVYTCEGFPCPHKIDCFLSRPTEKTIFIIFMLVVSLISLGLNVFEFVYAVFKRMKDQIKELEKQFDSNSNFRPCSGDVSSGYKYYSHCSAPASNLGYNLNTVDKSNSSDNFVNEQNWTNYSTEQNQLDQRNYCPSQAFGYSEKMALGKDLVLLKQLDPHPHSRSSSRARPDDLDI